Part of the Peromyscus maniculatus bairdii isolate BWxNUB_F1_BW_parent chromosome 23, HU_Pman_BW_mat_3.1, whole genome shotgun sequence genome is shown below.
caggaagcagaggcaggtagatctctgagttctaagacagcccaggcttacacagagaaaccctatctcagaaaaaaaaaaaaaaaacccagcaaccCAGGTATAAAAGAAACACAAGGACAGGGCAGAAAGCCAGAGTCCTCCCTTGCAGCATGTAGTAAACTCTCCTGAGTGTAAAAAGGATGATAAAAACAGGTttatgggctggcaagatggttcgtTGGgtaaaaggtgcttgctgccaagcctgataacatGAGTTCAAACCCTGGAGCCCACAGGAGGAGAGACAACACCCCCCCTCCTGCGAGCTATCCCCCGACCTCttacatgcaccatggcatgtgcgtacacataagcacacacaatcaaattaaaaaaaaaaaaaaacagtttgtcAGGCATATAACTAAGGTGTAGCTGGTAAGCCTTGTCCTGTGGTTCTTGTGGCCATACACTGAGTGCCTTCCATGTGCCCATCCATGTCCCTGCCACAGGTGACATCACAGTCCAGGGCTGGGAGACACCCAGTGACCAGTGGTCATGATGAGTGACTGATAATAAGTCCTATGGACACAGAAGTCCATGTAGGAAAGAGTCAGGAGCCCACCTGAccagggccaacctgggctatcagACACGGATCTGACCGGAGCCAACCTGGGGTATGCACttagactccatctcaaaacaaagagagaaaataaagtccCCGAAGCTAAGAACCCCTTGTCAATCATCCAGGAGACTTCAGGACACAGGAGGTGTCCTCCACTGCTGGGGACTGTAGCTTCTTATTGTTCGTTagcgttttttttttgtttttttttttttttgtttttttttttgttttcctgtagcGCTGGGGGgaaaacccagggctttgcagacAGTGtccaagaactctaccactgGGCCATGCCTCCACCCAACACATTCTCAGTCCTTGACTGCCTGAAGGGTactaccttctaaatattaaatttaaatacatacaaacatacaacacacacacacacacacacacagacacacacacatacacatacatatatatgaacgcCTTTAACTCCAGCGCCCTCTCTCCACTGCACTTACATACATCTACCTCCACACAGAAATACCCCcatagacatatttttaaaataatctcttaAAAAACCAGAATTCAAAAAGCTCcacacacaggggctggagaggccaGTCAGCTGATGGGCTGCTTGCCGACCACgcacagagccctgggctccattcccGGCACTGCATAAACCGGGGGCTGTGGTGCTCCGCGGAATCCCAGCAGCcgagaggcagagcaggaggacagaaggtttgagtttgaggccatcttgagaGATGTAACACACTGCCTTaaaaatgaagggagggagggagggagggagggagggagggagggagggagggagggagggagggagggagggaagaaggaaggaaggaaggaaggaaggaaggaaggaaggaaggaaggaaggaaggaaggaaggaaggaggaaggaggaaggaaggaaggaaggaaggaaggaagaaggaaggaaaacctaTATGCACATGCATCTTTAAATGGCACTGGAAACACGGCCACAGAGCCATGGGAATACCTAGCCCACTCAGACAAGGTACCGTAAGGGTCATCACTGTcagcagagagagcagaaacACGACAGTGTGTGTGAAGGGCCAGATCTGAAAGTGCCTGGCAAGGTCAAGGAACCAGGAGGCACTCCTGCAAGGGGGGAGCTGCATGAGTCAAGAGACTTGTGGGGACCAGATGACAATCGGCTCCCAGGCCCTGCGAAGGACCGAGGCTCTATCTATCCCAGCAGCATCTATCAATCAACCAGGGATTtccgttttttgttttggggggtttgtttgtttggttttggtttttggtttttgaagacagggtttctctgtgtagctttggaacctgtcctggaacttgctctgtagaccaggctggcctcgaactcacagagatccgcctgactctgcctcccgagtgcagggattaaaggtgtgcgccaccactgcccagcttcaacCAGGCATTTCCAATCAAGTGTGAGGGTGCCTGACTTTGCACCCATGTCAAGACACGTTTCCACCCTGTGCAGTTGGGTTAAACGCTGATGAGATAGATATCAGCCCTGCTTTGGGGACGTGGTCTCCGTTAACTAGAGGTGAATTCAGGAATTCCAGAGGGACTGACATGGCACATGTTCCCAAGCACATGAGGTCAGAATGACAGGCACGTCCCCAGATTCCAACCTTAGACACACTACTGGGCTGAGGGCCAGCGAGACGGCTCAGCGAGGAAGGGGACTGCTGTGCAAACCTGTTGATGTGAGTTCAATACCTGAACAAGTAAGAGAAAACCAGCTCCGCCAAGTCTTCCACTGGCCACACACGCTAggatgcaccccccccccacacacacacacacatgctgggatgcacacccacacatgatGCATGCATATGCCAACCGTACAcggacacacacaaaataacaggaTTTTAAGTAATCCTGGGCTGTGAGCCCGGCTGGATGGTGAGACGCCTCTTGTGGTGGCTGATATTATTATTACAGGATCTAGACTCCAATCATAGATAAACCTCTGGGCAGGCCTGTGAGCGACGATCCGGATTAAGGTAATTGAGGTGAGACAATCCACTGTGCTTGTGGGTGTCACCAGGCCACGGGCCGGGGTcctgaaaaggagaaagcgagctgagcCCCAGCATTCAGCTCTCCGTGCTTCCCGGCTGTGGATGTcacgtgaccagctgcttcaagctcctgctccCATGCCTTCCCCGCCAGGATGGCCTGTGCTCTCAAACTGGTCTCACTTGTCTGTGTTCATTCCAGACCGTTGTTACACTCTTGGGAAGGCTGTAATCAGGCAACGGCCCTGAGCCTTTGGACTTTGTTCTGGCATGTCAGATCAGGTTCAGTTTAAtcatttattacatttcttttttttaaagattgatttttttttttaaatgtatgcaggtgcttgtctgcatgtatgcctgcaggccagaagagggcaccagatctcattatagatggttgtgagccaccatgtggttgctgggacttgaacccagtgctcttcacctctgggcgatctctccagtccccatttattacatttattttgtgtatgtgtgcatgcccacGTGTACCACACCTCACACACGGGGGATAGGGGACCACAGcggagagtcagttctttcctcccacacTGGGGGTCCCCTGGGTTAGATTTGGTGGCAGTGACGTTACCCACTAAGCCTCATTGCTGGCCTGAGTCTACACGTGTTTAGACAAGGAAGCAGAGGACTGCTTCACCCTGAttatcacttttttaaaaaacctaacaTCTTGCAATTAGTGATAGAAAATCACATGAAAAATCTCGTTAAGGGGAAAAAAGCTAGTGcatgattttaaatatatgtaaatactaagtcaaaatgtttcaagttAAATAAAATTGGCCGGACAGTAGCGATGGGACTCACACACCACTCTTCCTGGAGGGCAGTCTGCACATATCAGAACTGAAAAGATGCATACCTGTGGACACATTGTTGCAATACTAGggctccccccccacacacacacagaattaactTGCCGCACCTGTATGAAGGGTGTTTGCTGAAGCACTATTTATAacagcaaatgaatggaaataggCAAAACCACAGTGGTGGGAGCGTCTGTAAATAAAGGATCTGTTCAAAATGGAACTACAGCACCCAAAAAACCATTGTATGGAGTAGTTAGTAGTTTGGAAAATAAGTGCctagggttggtgagatggctttaGTGGAtagaggtgcttgccaccaaacctgatgataGGAGTTTGATATTAGAACCCACAGTGTAGAAAGAACCCCCTTCCACAAATTGGAACTCTGATCTTCACATGCTGcagtatacacgtgtgtgtgcatgtgcacatgtgtgtacatccacacacaacacatgatagatggatgaatggatggatagctaaaaaatttttttacttttttttaattttaaagaaaaggctggagagaaggctcagtggttaagagtgtgcactggctggacggtggtggcgcatgcctttaatcccagcactgggcagtcagaggaaggcggatctctgtgagtttgaggccagcctgggctgcagagtgagatccaggacaatcacgactacacagagaaaccctatctcaaaaaaacaagacaatTTTGTTAAGTGGCTAGCAGTGTTTACCAGTGTCCAgatgtgtgggagcccattctcgggttccttgtggctttacccagcaggtccgcatagaggatgatcaggaccacgggcctgagtgcaggtgtctgagatggtctgcacttggctgtgctgggggaggaggtcttttgctccaccccttggtgtctctataaaaaccctggggcagagacagtccgttggaataggttccaggccctctcgaggctatcctttattttctatctgtttatctccgcaagattctccactataaatccttctaatatttcctgctgctcacactcaagaaaactctggggaactgtgggatggtgggtaaacgccccgcaCAGACCATGACTTACCTCTTAAGGATGTAAAGATAATGTACATTTTGTTTCTTCTGGAAGAAAATCTAAGCCAGGGACTGCCTGCCATCACGACACCATGTTGAGATGGAAGACACTTTCTTTCCACGCTctgttgcatgtgtgtatagtgtgtttATTCttttggtgctgggatcaaactggGGGGCATGCAAAGTGCAtgtccaccactgagctacaccccaaccCCATCATTCATATTtagaacttttattttattaacttactttaaaaatatgttttccacAAAAATCTACCTACCTGATCCCACCCAGGAACCATGAGGCCATGTTCTCAACACTTTCCAAAGAAAGTACTAGGAGGTAGgtaggtggcacatgcctgtaactccagggacagagggagacagaggcaggatcaggaattcgaggccagcctggggtaggCTGTAAGGCCTGTCACCATCCAAGACTAGCAGTGATGGGGAGGCCTAACTCCAGATCCTTCCCCATGAGCccagtcacagtgacaggaaCCTCCTGACACCGGGCAGGAGCTGGGAGTCTGCTCCACCTCCTCCTGTGACCCGAGGTGGGGGACCCATCAGGAGCGTGTATTTCTGAGACACTGACAGCTTCACCACACCCAAGAGGAAGGCTTGTGGAGAATGTGGGGAGCGCGGAAgggccctgggtcccatccctgGCACCAAGGGATGCAGTAGGGCTGTGTTCTGGATTTGATCCGTCTCTCACAGGATTATTTTCCCCGGTGGGAGTGCTGTTTTGGAAGGCTGTGAACTTTTTAGGAGTTCTTTTCTGGTTGGAGGAAGAAGGCCAAAGGCTCAGGCCTCCGGGAGTTCCAGCCCAGTTGGTTCCAGCTCCATGCTCTCTGGTCTGCCGGGATGTGAACCCCCGTTACCAGACTTTCCCAACACCACAGTCCGGGGCCACCTGGCTGTTCTTCCCCTGCTGTGACAGACCCTCGAGCAAAACAAGCCCTTCTGCTCATCAGCTCCGTCGTGGAGGACAAGAGCGACAAGAAAGAACTCGTCAGAAGTAAAGGTGCTTCCCGGCCCCGAGCAAGCCTCTTCCTCTTTAAATACCCtttaaaatgatgtgtgtgtgcttgggtgtCCGTGTGCTAAGACGCACGTGTTGAAGTGAGATCAGAACCTCCAgtagtcagttttctccttccaccactgGGTCCCggggtctgaactcaggccatcagggtTGACAAGCGCTTTTgcctgctgaatcatctcagtggcctttattatttttcatgtagcccaggctgtccccaaactcacgcaatcctcctgcctcagcctcccaaatgctgggaattgCAGGTCTGTTCGCCattcccaggccagcctgaagcctgggagtttgtttgtttgtttgtttttcattcttgttgagacagagtctcactacggagaccaggctagcctactcacagagctccacccgcctctgcctcccaagcggtAGGacaaaaggcatgcgccaccattccTGACTCCTCTGTGAGCATTGCTCCCACTGCCCTTTTTAAGCATCCCAGAGGGATGGGATGGCAGAACCCTCCACATGTGGCCGGATCGCATCGCTGCTTGCCTCAGAGGGCTGACTCCGCCCACGTGTGAAACCCACTCACAGGAAGGAAAAGTACCTGCATGTCGAATccaatgccttttatttttatttgccgATGAACACACACGATTAAAACAGTAGCAACTCCGGTGACTTTCACTCACAATACTGAGAAGCAAGGCTTAGCAGGGATCCTCTCCATGGCCACGCCTCAGCACAGCACCCCTGTTCTTTAGTTACAGGACATCAACACCTGTGCAGCCAGCCACCTGACCGATAGGGACTCTCGGGGCTGAGCTGACATGGAAGCCTTGGGTTGTCTCAGTCGGGGGACAGAACTCTCAAAACACATCTCAGAAggtgccaccgtgcctggttcTGCACCTAGCCCTTGCCAAACCACGTACAGGCAACACCAGCCTGTGGACCCGGCCTCAGCAGAGTGTCTGTCTTTTCAGAGTTGCACTTCTTAAATTAACGACACAATGACTCCATCAGAACGCCAAACACCCCCCAGACGGAGCCTAAATTCGAGCAAACATAAACCAGAATGCGACTAGTAATCATATGGATGGGTAGCGGGAAATCACCCTAAACCTCTATCCTAGCACAGCTCAGGACTCCCTGcgagggggcaggaaggaaagaaagaaggagaaacagCATGCTTTGTACAACTTGACAATACTGTGGGAGGGGGGGGTCCCCAGGACTGCCGGCTCCCTACTTCCCGGACAGCTGCTCATACAGCTTAGGCACGTAGTCGTCCCACTCGGCCTGGTAGCACGTGCCCGCCACCGGGGCTCCCAGGTGGTACTTCTTGCGGAAGGCCGCCACCTTGAACTTGCCACGGTGGTCTCCTGACCTGTTGCTGAGGATCGGTTCATCACAGTTCAGCGGCTTGTCCTGCTCGTACACCAGCCAGACATAGCGGTGAAGGCCTGCAGGGAGAGGCAAGCATCACCCAGACTGGAAGTGTGGGGTGGGGATGCGCCCCAGCTGGGAAGACTCTTGCCTAACATGGACAAAAATCCCCGGCTTGCTTTTCTAGACAGCATAACGGTCCACAgtgtgtagtggtgcacaccagtATCCCCAGCACTCGGAAGAGGTGTTAAGGATCATTCTGAAGTACACCAAAAGTTCagagccagtctgagctacatgaaactgtGTCAAAATCGTATGGTTTtagccactttttaaaaaatgttttttgttttcatgtacCAGGATGGTAAAGACAGAAATAGCCATCATCCATCAGAGCGCTGGACAAGGAAGCCACAGTATGCCACCTGTCACAAAAGTATCAACGACCTCCCGGGGAGCTGCAAGGATTTCACAGACTCACAAAAGCCTCATACAAGCTGATCAGGATGCCGAACGTCCATTTTGGAGAACTCCAGATCAACTCTTAGACCTGGGATGTCTACCCAAGCGTGACGGAACCCCCTGCCGAGAACAGCCAGGAAGGCACACAGTGGCTCTCTTCACGATACCCACATTCTGGCCACAGGCCAAGTGCCCAGCAGGAGGAAAGCTGAACCGTGAGGCACGGGAACAGAGAATACTAATTAATGAAATTAACTAGAACCAGGATGACCGCTCACCAGGTTAACACACCCCACACACTCCTGCCCACTGGAAATGTGGTGGCCAAAGTGACCCATGGAGGCAGGTGGGCAGAAAACGCTGAGCTCTAGGGGAGAGCCACAGGAACAAGGCCACCTCTGGAACCTTCGCGGGGACAGGAAGAGCCTGCATCTTCCTGGGGTGTCCAGATGTGTGTGCCTCAAATCCTCTGTCTGAAACCTTACGACCCATCAGTGACTACACAGGCTAATGCTTCAGAGCATCTGAGAGCTGCTGGCGTTTCTAGTCTTGGAAGCAGAGCACAGCTCCTCCAGAGAATGGCTTTACTCCCCAGGGCCATCCGTCTATAATTAAATCACCTCCTTTCGTAGGTGCCCTGGAGAACCTCAGAGTCCCCagaaatttgtttctttattctccTGTAATGAACATGCGAGAGGCCTTTATTGCACCTGGAAGCTGCAGGGCCTGCGGCCACACCGTGAGCCATGAGCAACGGTCCTTGTCCTTATTGGGGACTTATTATTATTCCGGTCAGTCCTCAGGGCAGAACAATGCACAGAAGGTCGCATTCTGCCATGTATCACCCATCATCGCCGTGGCCATGTTCCAGCGAATGGGGACACCGTGTAACAGGCAACAGGCAGTAACCATGTCCCCCACCAGCTCCACGGGTGCTTGTCCGACTTGGGGAACTTCGATGTCGGAGTTGACTCCCTCACTGACTCAGGATGTCCACGTAAACACAAAACAGCGTGTGTTCAATGTGGTCActacagcgtgtgtgtgtgtgtgtgtgtgtgtgtgtgtgtgtgtgtgtgtgtgtgtgttcagtgtggCTCACTACAGTCTTCCAAATCTTTTCAAGGAACCCAACCACATTTTGGGGAGAAAGGGAGTTATAAAGAGATATAAAAGGCAGTCTTTGGGGCATTGGTATGAAAATGGTAACCACTACCTGTTTATAAGATCAGAAACTCCCAAGATCACAGGAAGCCGATTAGTCAGGGACCAGAAGGGCTCAACTTCGTTTGCCCCACATACAGCCCCCAGAAGCCCACGCCAAGCTCCCCACAGCACTGCCTGTGCCCCTGCTCATTCAAAGCACTTGACAGCCCAGAGACAGGAGCTTGCCTAAAGCATCTAAGGGCCCTGGCTGTAATTTTTCAGGACCACCAAAAAATCATACATTGACACGGCTTTCTAGGAGTCCAAGCAGTGATTCCACAGAGGATCCGCCTAGTCAGAACCCCCACAATCCTACAAGCTGAGGACTGCGCTGGAAAGGACGCGCCTGGAGGGGTGAGCAAGCAGGCTTGTGTCTCCCTGAGGGTGTGGGGCTgcagcagccacacacacacacacacacacacacacacacacacacacacccgccatCCCAACACTCCCCCGTCCGCTCTCACACCCCTCCCCGGAAGCAACCTCTACTGACCGGTGCCACTGGGAGGCCCAGAGCCCACGTAATCGGACAGGACCTTGCCACTGCTGATGTCATTGCCTTTCATGTTGACCACCAgaaaatggtgccactccctggggagagaggagagagaacaaacGACTGTGAGCACCAGATGTCAGGGATGTGACAAGCACCTGATCCACGCTGGGCTGCAATGGCAGACGGCAGAGCAGGAAAACCCATATAAACGAGAGGGCTGCACGAACCCCATTTCCGGGGCTGAGGATATGGCTCAGCTGGCCTTCCTCCCCAGCACTACAAACCAGGCTGT
Proteins encoded:
- the Pebp1 gene encoding phosphatidylethanolamine-binding protein 1 isoform X2 is translated as MGSRHSGLSACVLAVVAVAVAMPADISQWSGPLSLQEVDERPQHALRVAYAGVEVDELGKVLTPTQVKNRPSSISWDGLDPGKLYTLVLTDPDAPSRKDPKFRQWHHFLVVNMKGNDISSGKVLSDYVGSGPPSGTGLHRYVWLVYEQDKPLNCDEPILSNRSGDHRGKFKVAAFRKKYHLGAPVAGTCYQAEWDDYVPKLYEQLSGK
- the Pebp1 gene encoding phosphatidylethanolamine-binding protein 1 isoform X1, which gives rise to MGSRHSGLSACVLAVVAVAVAMPADISQWSGPLSLQEVDERPQHALRVAYAGVEVDELGKVLTPTQVKNRPSSISWDGLDPGKLYTLVLTDPDAPSRKDPKFREWHHFLVVNMKGNDISSGKVLSDYVGSGPPSGTGLHRYVWLVYEQDKPLNCDEPILSNRSGDHRGKFKVAAFRKKYHLGAPVAGTCYQAEWDDYVPKLYEQLSGK